The following proteins are co-located in the Enoplosus armatus isolate fEnoArm2 chromosome 8, fEnoArm2.hap1, whole genome shotgun sequence genome:
- the LOC139289586 gene encoding tubulin alpha-1C chain-like, translated as MPSGKTRGGGDDSFNTFFSETGGGKHVPRAVFVDLEPAVIDEVRSGTYRQLFHPEQLITGKEDAANNYARGHYTIGKEIIDLVLDRIRKLADQCTGLQGFLVFHSFGGGTGSGFTSLLMERLSVDYGKKSKLEFSVYPAPQVSTAVVEPYNSILTTHTTLEHSDCAFMVDNEAIYDICRRNLDIERPSYTNLNRLISQIVSSITASLRFDGALNVDLTEFQTNLVPYPRIHFPLATYAPVISAEKAYHEQLSVSEITNACFEPANQLVKCDPRHGKYMACCLLYRGDVVPKDVNAAIAAIKTKRSIQFVDWCPTGFKVGINYQPPTVVPGGDLAKVQRAVCMLSNTTAIAEAWARLDHKFDLMYAKRAFVHWYVGEGMEEGEFSEAREDMAALEKDYEEVGADSLGEEDEGEEY; from the exons ATGCCCAGTGGCAAGACTcggggaggaggagatgattCTTTCAACACCTTCTTCAGTGAGACTGGAGGAGGAAAGCACGTCCCCAGAGCTGTTTTTGTGGACCTGGAGCCTGCTGTCATTG ATGAGGTGCGCTCTGGCACCTACCGCCAGCTGTTCCACCCTGAGCAGCTGATCACTGGCAAGGAGGATGCTGCCAACAACTACGCCCGTGGACACTACACCATCGGCAAAGAGATCATTGACCTGGTGCTGGACAGGATCCGCAAACTG gcTGACCAGTGTACTGGTCTTCAGGGCTTCCTGGTTTTCCACAGCTTCGGAGGTGGCACCGGCTCTGGTTTCACCTCCCTGCTGATGGAGCGTCTGTCCGTCGACTACGGCAAGAAGTCCAAGCTGGAGTTCTCCGTCTACCCAGCTCCCCAGGTGTCCACCGCTGTGGTGGAGCCCTACAACTCCATCCTGACCACCCACACCACCCTGGAGCACTCTGACTGTGCCTTCATGGTAGATAACGAGGCCATCTACGACATCTGCCGGAGGAACCTTGATATCGAGCGTCCCTCCTACACCAACCTGAACAGGTTGATCAGTCAGATTGtgtcctccatcactgcctCCCTTCGTTTCGATGGTGCCCTCAATGTTGATCTGACAGAGTTCCAGACCAACTTGGTGCCATATCCCCGTATCCACTTCCCTCTGGCCACCTATGCCCCTGTTATCTCTGCTGAGAAGGCTTACCATGAGCAGCTCTCAGTGTCAGAAATCACAAACGCCTGCTTTGAGCCGGCCAATCAGTTGGTAAAATGTGACCCTCGCCACGGCAAGTACATGGCTTGTTGCCTTTTGTATCGTGGTGATGTGGTGCCCAAAGATGTGAATGCTGCCATTGCCGCCATCAAAACAAAGCGCTCCATCCAGTTTGTGGACTGGTGCCCCACTGGTTTCAAGGTTGGCATCAACTACCAGCCGCCCACTGTAGTTCCTGGTGGAGACCTGGCCAAGGTCCAGAGGGCTGTGTGCATGCTGAGCAACACCACTGCTATTGCAGAGGCCTGGGCTCGGCTCGACCACAAGTTCGATCTGATGTACGCTAAGCGTGCCTTTGTTCACTGGTATGTGGGTGAGGgtatggaggagggagagttctCTGAGGCCAGAGAGGACATGGCAGCTCTGGAGAAGGATTATGAGGAGGTTGGAGCCGATAGtctgggagaggaggatgaaggagaggagtATTAA
- the jph2 gene encoding junctophilin-2, with protein sequence MSGGRFEFDDGGAYCGGWEGGKAHGHGICTGPKGQGEFSGSWNYGFEVVGVYTWPSGNTYEGYWSQGKRHGLGLETKGHWIYKGEWTHGFKGRYGIRISVGSGAKYEGTWNNGLQDGYGTETYADGGTFQGQFTGGMRHGYGVRQSVPYGMAAVVRSPLRTSLTSLRSEHSNGTVLQQDIPIITTTNASGEETPVATPTQLGPSRGGFALTLQVDPEAVKPKKKGLFRRGSLLGKLKKSDSSTSLSSQKSKISFLRTESALSSNASDTNSTISIGDESLAGAEDFPPVEADIDATTTEVYMGEWKNDKRSGYGISERSSGLKYEGEWLNNQRHGYGCTTFAEGGKEEGKYMNNMLVKAIKKRVIQLKGTKIKQKVERAVEGAQRAAAIAKQKAEIAASRTTHSKAKSEAAEQAAQASNSESSIARLVAKELSPSFYQPGPEYLKKRVLQEVVEGIENADTVMHEPLLAEEEPLPTPPESPLMNELDSLMPGSSPARTPSPSPGIISKEDPKLLSPGSWNEDKTSKGGGSKGSSKPNSRPNSRPTTPSTSVSAPASAAPEGGGAPSSRGPSRTPSRQSNKNEQGSDLEIKPLQKFDSEAKAPDVTPVAAAPLRTSLISPDEEEAPRPTSKVSSKAVTPEPKTTEVKTERAPSVHERVPSVSENKVESREVSRPSSKAETKPPPKRQPSPALSPKPAPNLEPKTVPKQVEAKPIVAKPIVAKPAPKVDPKAEARLKAMVSSNEVTAESLELEGPNTIMICMVILLNIGLAILFVHILS encoded by the exons ATGAGTGGAGGTCGCTTTGAGTTCGACGACGGCGGGGCTTACTGCGGAGGCTGGGAGGGGGGCAAAGCCCACGGCCATGGCATCTGCACCGGACCCAAAGGCCAGGGCGAGTTCTCCGGCTCCTGGAACTACGGCTTCGAGGTGGTGGGAGTCTACACCTGGCCCAGCGGAAACACCTACGAGGGGTACTGGTCGCAGGGGAAGCGTCACGGTCTGGGACTAGAGACCAAAGGACACTGGATTTACAAAGGGGAATGGACTCATGGCTTCAAGGGGAGATATGGGATCCGGATCAGTGTTGGCAGTGGAGCAAAGTACGAAGGGACATGGAATAATGGGCTTCAGGACGGATATGGGACAGAGACATATGCTGATGGAG GTACTTTCCAGGGTCAGTTCACTGGCGGGATGCGGCACGGCTATGGGGTCCGTCAGAGCGTCCCCTATGGTATGGCAGCAGTTGTCCGCTCCCCTCTTCGTACCTCCCTGACCTCCCTACGCAGCGAGCACAGCAACGGCACTGTGTTGCAGCAAGACATccccatcatcaccaccaccaacgCCTCAGGTGAGGAGACACCCGTCGCCACCCCTACCCAGCTGGGGCCGTCCCGCGGAGGCTTTGCGCTCACTCTCCAGGTGGACCCGGAGGCTGTGAAACCCAAGAAGAAAGGCCTGTTTCGCAGGGGCTCCCTGCTGGGTAAACTGAAGAAGTCCGACTCAAGTACCTCGCTGTCCAGCCAGAAGAGTAAGATCAGCTTCCTGAGGACGGAATCAGCTCTTAGCTCCAACGCCAGCGACACCAACTCCACCATCAGCATCGGGGACGAGAGCCTGGCCGGAGCCGAGGATTTCCCACCAGTGGAGGCCGATATTGACGCCACCACCACAGAGGTCTACATGGGCGAGTGGAAGAACGACAAGCGCTCAGGATATGGAATAAGCGAAAGGTCCAGCGGGCTGAAGTACGAAGGAGAGTGGCTCAACAACCAGAGACACGGCTATGGCTGCACCACCTTCGccgagggagggaaggaggagggcaAGTACATGAACAACATGCTGGTGAAGGCCATCAAGAAGAGGGTGATCCAGCTGAAGGGAACCAAGATCAAGCAGAAGGTGGAGCGGGCGGTGGAGGGCGCTCAGAGGGCTGCAGCCATCGCCAAGCAGAAAGCAGAGATTGCTGCTTCCAG GACGACCCATTCAAAGGCCAAGTCAGAGGCAGCTGAACAGGCTGCTCAGGCCTCCAACAGTGAGTCCAGCATCGCCAGACTGGTGGCCAAAGAGCTGTCCCCTTCCTTCTACCAGCCAG GTCCTGAGTATCTGAAGAAGAGAGTGTTACAGGAGGTCGTGGAGGGCATTGAGAACGCAGACACCGTCATGCATGAGCCGCTGCTGGCTGAGGAGGAGCCCCTGCCCACACCACCCGAAAGCCCACTCATGAATGAACTGGACAGCCTCATGCCTGGCTCATCCCCAGCCCGCACCCCCTCCCCTAGCCCAGGCATCATCAGCAAGGAAGACCCCAAACTCCTCAGTCCAGGAAGCTGGAATGAAGACAAAACCAGTAAAGGTGGTGGCAGTAAGGGAAGCAGTAAACCCAACAGCAGGCCCAATAGTCGCCCCACTACCCCTTCAACCTCTGTTTCTGCTCCCGCCTCGGCTGCACCTGAGGGCGGAGGGGCCCCCAGCAGTCGTGGCCCCTCTCGCACCCCCAGCCGCCAGAGCAACAAGAATGAGCAGGGCTCTGACCTGGAGATCAAGCCCCTGCAGAAGTTTGACTCCGAGGCAAAAGCTCCAGACGTCACTCCTGTCGCTGCTGCCCCTCTAAGGACTAGCCTCATCTCTccagatgaagaagaagcacCGCGCCCCACCTCCAAAGTGTCCTCCAAAGCTGTCACCCCCGAACCTAAAACCACAGAGGTCAAAACTGAGAGAGCTCCATCTGTCCACGAACGGGTGCCGTCCGTCTCTGAGAACAAAGTGGAGTCCAGGGAGGTCAGCAGGCCTTCCAGCAAAGCAGAGACAAAGCCACCACCAAAACGGCAACCCAGCCCAGCTCTGTCCCCAAAACCTGCACCCAATCTTGAGCCTAAAACAGTACCAAAGCAAGTGGAAGCCAAACCCATTGTTGCCAAACCCATTGTTGCCAAACCAGCCCCAAAGGTGGATCCCAAAGCAGAAGCCAGACTGAAGGCCATGGTGTCAAGTAATGAGGTGACTGCAGAGTCTTTGGAGCTGGAG GGCCCAAACACCATAATGATCTGCATGGTCATCCTGCTCAACATTGGCCTGGCAATTCTCTTCGTACACATTTTGTCATGA
- the LOC139289582 gene encoding tubulin alpha chain, translated as MRECISIHVGQAGVQIGNACWELYCLEHGIQPDGQMPSDKPIGGGDDSFNTFFSETGAGKHVPRAVFVDLEPTVIDEVRSGTYRQLFHPEQLITGKEDAANNYARGHYTIGKEIIDLVLDRIRKLADQCTGLQGFLVFHSFGGGTGSGFTSLLMERLSVDYGKKSKLEFSIYPAPQVSTAVVEPYNSILTTHTTLEHSDCAFMVDNEAIYDICRRNLDIERPTYTNLNRLISQIVSSITASLRFDGALNVDLTEFQTNLVPYPRIHFPLATYAPVISAEKAYHEQLSVSEITNSCFEPANQLVKCDPRHGKYMACCLLYRGDVVPKDVNAAIATIKTKRSIQFVDWCPTGFKVGINYQPPTVVPGGDLAKVQRAVCMLSNTTAIAEAWARLDHKFDLMYAKRAFVHWYVGEGMEEGEFSEAREDMAALEKDYEEVGVDSIEGEGEEEGEE; from the exons ATG CGTGAGTGTATCTCCATCCACGTCGGTCAGGCTGGTGTCCAGATTGGCAATGCCTGCTGGGAGCTTTACTGCCTTGAACATGGGATCCAGCCGGACGGACAGATGCCCAGTGACAAACCCATAGGTGGAGGAGACGATTCCTTCAACACCTTCTTCAGCGAGACTGGAGCTGGAAAGCACGTCCCCAGGGCCGTTTTTGTGGACCTGGAGCCCACTGTCATCG ATGAAGTGCGCTCTGGCACCTACCGCCAGCTGTTCCACCCTGAGCAGCTGATCACTGGCAAGGAGGATGCTGCCAACAACTACGCCCGTGGACACTACACCATCGGCAAAGAGATCATTGACCTGGTGCTGGACAGGATCCGCAAACTG GCTGACCAGTGCACTGGCCTTCAGGGCTTCCTGGTTTTCCACAGCTTCGGAGGTGGCACCGGCTCTGGTTTCACCTCCCTGCTGATGGAGCGTCTGTCCGTCGACTACGGCAAGAAGTCCAAGCTGGAGTTCTCCATCTACCCAGCTCCCCAGGTGTCCACCGCTGTGGTGGAGCCCTACAACTCCATCCTGACCACCCACACCACCCTGGAGCACTCTGACTGTGCCTTCATGGTAGATAACGAGGCCATCTACGACATCTGCCGTAGGAACCTCGATATCGAGCGTCCCACCTACACCAACCTGAACAGGTTGATCAGTCAGATTGtgtcctccatcactgcctCCCTTCGTTTCGATGGTGCCCTCAATGTTGATCTGACAGAGTTCCAGACCAACTTGGTGCCATATCCCCGTATCCACTTCCCTCTGGCCACCTATGCCCCTGTTATCTCTGCTGAGAAGGCTTACCATGAGCAGCTCTCAGTGTCAGAAATCACCAACTCCTGCTTTGAGCCGGCCAATCAGTTGGTAAAATGTGACCCTCGCCACGGCAAGTACATGGCTTGTTGCCTTTTGTATCGTGGTGATGTGGTGCCCAAAGATGTGAATGCTGCCATTGCCACCATCAAAACCAAGCGCTCCATTCAGTTTGTGGACTGGTGTCCCACTGGTTTCAAGGTTGGCATCAACTACCAGCCTCCCACCGTAGTTCCTGGTGGAGACCTGGCCAAGGTCCAGAGGGCCGTGTGCATGCTGAGCAACACCACTGCTATTGCAGAGGCCTGGGCTCGGCTCGACCACAAGTTCGATCTGATGTACGCTAAGCGTGCCTTTGTTCACTGGTATGTGGGTGAGGgtatggaggagggagagttctCTGAGGCCAGAGAGGACATGGCCGCTCTGGAGAAGGATTATGAGGAGGTTGGAGTCGACTCCATTGAgggtgagggagaagaggagggagaggagtag
- the LOC139288365 gene encoding tubulin alpha-1A chain, which yields MPSDKTIGGGDDSFNTFFSETGAGKHVPRAVFVDLEPTVIDEVRSGTYRQLFHPEQLITGKEDAANNYARGHYTIGKEIIDLVLDRIRKLADQCTGLQGFLVFHSFGGGTGSGFTSLLMERLSVDYGKKSKLEFSIYPAPQVSTAVVEPYNSILTTHTTLEHSDCAFMVDNEAIYDICRRNLDIERPSYTNLNRLIGQIVSSITASLRFDGALNVDLTEFQTNLVPYPRIHFPLATYAPVISAEKAYHEQLSVSEITNACFEPANQMVKCDPRHGKYMACCLLYRGDVVPKDVNAAIATIKTKRTIQFVDWCPTGFKVGINYQPPTVVPGGDLAKVQRAVCMLSNTTAIAEAWARLDHKFDLMYAKRAFVHWYVGEGMEEGEFSEAREDMAALEKDYEEVGVDSIEGEGEEEGEEY from the exons ATGCCCAGTGACAAGACCATTGGAGGGGGAGATGATTCCTTCAACACCTTCTTCAGTGAGACTGGAGCTGGAAAGCACGTCCCCAGGGCCGTTTTTGTGGACCTGGAGCCCACTGTCATCG ATGAGGTGCGCTCTGGCACCTACCGCCAGCTGTTCCACCCTGAGCAGCTGATCACTGGCAAGGAGGATGCTGCCAACAACTACGCCCGTGGACACTACACCATCGGCAAAGAGATCATTGACCTGGTGCTGGACAGGATCCGCAAACTG gcTGACCAGTGCACTGGCCTTCAGGGCTTCCTGGTTTTCCACAGCTTCGGAGGTGGCACCGGCTCTGGTTTCACCTCCCTGCTGATGGAGCGTCTGTCCGTCGACTACGGCAAGAAGTCCAAGCTGGAGTTCTCCATCTACCCAGCTCCCCAGGTGTCCACCGCTGTGGTGGAGCCCTACAACTCCATCCTGACCACCCACACCACCCTGGAGCACTCTGACTGTGCCTTCATGGTAGATAACGAGGCCATCTACGATATCTGCCGTAGGAACCTCGATATCGAGCGTCCCTCCTACACCAACCTGAACAGGCTAATTGGCCAGATTGtgtcctccatcactgcctCCCTTCGTTTCGATGGTGCCCTCAATGTTGATCTGACAGAGTTCCAGACCAACTTGGTGCCATATCCCCGTATCCACTTCCCTCTGGCCACCTATGCCCCTGTTATCTCTGCTGAGAAGGCTTACCATGAGCAGCTCTCGGTGTCAGAAATCACAAACGCCTGCTTTGAGCCGGCCAATCAGATGGTGAAATGTGACCCTCGCCACGGCAAGTACATGGCTTGTTGCCTTTTGTATCGTGGTGATGTGGTGCCCAAAGATGTGAATGCTGCCATTGCCACCATCAAGACCAAGCGCACCATCCAGTTTGTGGACTGGTGTCCCACTGGTTTCAAGGTTGGCATCAACTACCAGCCGCCCACCGTAGTTCCTGGTGGAGACCTGGCCAAGGTCCAGAGGGCCGTGTGCATGCTGAGCAACACCACTGCTATTGCAGAGGCCTGGGCTCGGCTCGACCACAAGTTCGATCTGATGTACGCTAAGCGTGCCTTTGTTCACTGGTATGTGGGTGAGGgtatggaggagggagagttctCTGAGGCCAGAGAGGACATGGCCGCTCTGGAGAAGGATTATGAGGAGGTTGGAGTCGACTCCATTGAgggtgagggagaagaggagggagaggagtatTAA
- the LOC139289434 gene encoding tubulin alpha-1C chain-like — MRECISVHVGQAGVQIGNACWELYCLEHGIQPDGQMPSGKTIGGGDDSFNTFFSETGAGKHVPRAVFVDLEPTVIDEVRSGTYRQLFHPEQLITGKEDAANNYARGHYTIGKEIIDLVLDRIRKLADQCTGLQGFLVFHSFGGGTGSGFTSLLMERLSVDYGKKSKLEFSIYPAPQVSTAVVEPYNSILTTHTTLEHSDCAFMVDNEAIYDICRRNLDIERPSYTNLNRLISQIVSSITASLRFDGALNVDLTEFQTNLVPYPRIHFPLATYAPVISAEKAYHEQLTVSEITNSCFEPANQLVKCDPRHGKYMACCLLYRGDVVPKDVNAAIAAIKTKRSIQFVDWCPTGFKVGINYQPPTVVPGGDLAKVQRAVCMLSNTTAIAEAWARLDHKFDLMYAKRAFVHWYVGEGMEEGEFSEAREDMAALEKDYEEVGADSLGDDDDEGEEY, encoded by the exons ATG cGTGAATGTATCTCAGTGCACGTTGGTCAAGCTGGTGTCCAGATTGGCAATGCCTGCTGGGAGCTTTACTGCCTTGAACATGGGATCCAGCCGGACGGACAGATGCCCAGTGGCAAGACCattggaggaggagatgattCCTTCAACACCTTCTTCAGTGAGACTGGAGCTGGGAAGCACGTCCCCAGGGCCGTTTTTGTGGACCTGGAGCCCACTGTCATCG ATGAAGTGCGCTCTGGCACCTACCGTCAACTGTTCCACCCTGAGCAGCTGATCACTGGCAAGGAGGATGCTGCCAACAACTACGCCCGTGGACACTACACCATCGGCAAAGAGATCATTGACCTGGTGCTGGACAGGATCCGCAAACTG gcTGACCAGTGCACTGGCCTTCAGGGCTTCCTGGTTTTCCACAGCTTCGGAGGTGGCACCGGCTCTGGTTTCACCTCCCTGCTGATGGAGCGTCTGTCCGTCGACTACGGCAAGAAGTCCAAGCTGGAGTTCTCCATCTACCCAGCTCCCCAGGTGTCCACCGCTGTGGTGGAGCCCTACAACTCCATCCTGACCACCCACACCACCCTGGAGCACTCTGACTGTGCCTTCATGGTAGATAACGAGGCCATCTATGATATCTGTCGTAGGAACCTCGATATCGAGCGTCCCTCCTACACCAACCTGAACAGGTTGATTAGTCAGATTGtgtcctccatcactgcctCCCTTCGTTTTGATGGTGCCCTCAATGTTGATCTGACAGAGTTCCAGACCAACTTGGTGCCATATCCCCGTATCCACTTCCCTCTGGCCACCTATGCCCCTGTTATCTCTGCTGAGAAGGCTTACCATGAGCAATTAACGGTGTCAGAAATCACCAACTCCTGCTTTGAGCCGGCCAATCAGTTGGTAAAATGTGACCCTCGCCACGGCAAGTACATGGCTTGTTGCCTTTTGTATCGTGGTGATGTGGTGCCCAAAGATGTGAATGCTGCCATTGCCGCCATCAAAACAAAGCGCTCCATCCAGTTTGTGGACTGGTGCCCCACTGGTTTCAAGGTTGGCATCAACTACCAGCCACCCACCGTAGTTCCTGGTGGAGACCTGGCCAAGGTCCAGAGGGCCGTGTGCATGCTGAGCAACACCACTGCTATTGCAGAGGCCTGGGCTCGGCTCGACCACAAGTTCGATCTGATGTACGCTAAGCGTGCCTTTGTTCACTGGTATGTGGGTGAGGgtatggaggagggagagttctCTGAGGCCAGAGAGGACATGGCCGCTCTGGAGAAGGATTATGAGGAGGTTGGAGCTGATAGTCTGGgagacgatgatgatgaaggagaggagtATTAA